Within the Laribacter hongkongensis DSM 14985 genome, the region CGGCGCCGGAGCGGCCGCAGGCTTGGAGGCCGGTGCCGGGCCATGAGGCAACCTGGAAGCTGGTTCTGTGGTGGCGGCCGGACTGGGGGCAGGTTCCGGTTCGGCCGTGGTGGCAGGCGTCTGGCCGGCTGGCGGGGCGTCGGCAGCCGGAGCCGGGGCCTCGGCAATCTTGCCGCTGACGCTGGGAGCAATGGTCGGCACGCTGCGTGCCGGCTCGGGCTCGTTGCCGGACTGGTAGATAGCCCAGCCCAGGAGGGCAACCACGACGGCGGCGGCGGCCATCAGGAGGGGGCGGCGCGAACGCGGGGATGATTCTTCGGGGCTCTGCGGCTCGTTGGATGAGGTCATGGACTGGCCGTAACGTAATGGGTCGGTAAGGACGGCGAAGCAACAAGGCTGTTAGAATGCCCGGTTTACCGCTGGATGCTTTGTCCGGCGGTAGAGGTTTTGCATCCCAACTCTCTGGAGGTTTTTATGGCAATCGAACGCACCCTGTCAATCGTCAAGCCGGACGCCGTGGCCAAGAACGTGATCGGCAAGATCTATGATCGCTTCGAATCCAACGGTCTGAAAATCGTTGCTGCCAAGATGAAGCACCTGTCGCGCCGTGAAGCCGAAGGCTTCTACGCCGTGCACAAAGAGCGTCCGTTCTTCAACGATCTGGTCGAGTTCATGATCTCCGGCCCGGTGATGGTGCAGGTGCTGGAAGGCGAAAACGCCGTGCTGAAGAACCGCGAACTGATGGGCGCCACCGATCCGAAGAAAGCTGACGCCGGCACCATCCGCGCCGACTTCGCCGAGTCGATCGACGCCAACGCCGTGCATGGTTCGGACAGCCTCGAGAACGCCGCGATCGAAATCGCCTACTTCTTCTCCGCTACCGAAGTCTGCCCGCGCTGATTTCACTCAGGCCTGTCCTGAACCGCGCCGGTCCCGCGACCGGCGCGCTTTGATTCCGAAGTGTGTGTATGAAGACCAACCTGCTCGACTTTACCCTGCCGGCCCTGACCGAACATTTTGCTGCCATGGGCGAAAAGCCTTTCCGCGCCAAACAGGTCATGCGCTGGATGCACCAGATGGGGCAAAACGATTTTGATGCCATGACCGATCTGGCCAAATCGCTGCGTGCCAAGCTGCACGACACTGCCACTGTCACCGTGCCCAGCCTGATGCTGGAACAGGCGTCGAGCGATGGCACCCGCAAGTGGCTGCTGGATGTCGGCACCGGCAACGGGGTGGAAACCGTGTTCATTCCCGAAGACGACCGCGGCACGCTGTGCGTGTCGAGCCAGGTCGGCTGCGCACTGGAATGCACCTTCTGCTCGACCGGCCGCCAGGGCTTTAACCGCAACCTCAGCACCGCCGAGATCATCGGCCAGCTGTGGTGGGCGAACAAATCGATGGGGGTGACGCCGAAGAACGAACGCGTCATCTCCAATGTGGTGATGATGGGCATGGGCGAACCGCTGGCCAACTACGACAACGTGGTGGCGGCCATGCGCATCATGCTCGACGACCACGGCTACGGCCTGTCGCGCCGCCGGGTCACG harbors:
- the ndk gene encoding nucleoside-diphosphate kinase, whose translation is MAIERTLSIVKPDAVAKNVIGKIYDRFESNGLKIVAAKMKHLSRREAEGFYAVHKERPFFNDLVEFMISGPVMVQVLEGENAVLKNRELMGATDPKKADAGTIRADFAESIDANAVHGSDSLENAAIEIAYFFSATEVCPR
- the rlmN gene encoding 23S rRNA (adenine(2503)-C(2))-methyltransferase RlmN — its product is MKTNLLDFTLPALTEHFAAMGEKPFRAKQVMRWMHQMGQNDFDAMTDLAKSLRAKLHDTATVTVPSLMLEQASSDGTRKWLLDVGTGNGVETVFIPEDDRGTLCVSSQVGCALECTFCSTGRQGFNRNLSTAEIIGQLWWANKSMGVTPKNERVISNVVMMGMGEPLANYDNVVAAMRIMLDDHGYGLSRRRVTLSTSGLVPAMDRLREDCPVALAVSLHAPNDRIRDEIVPINKKYPLRELLAACERYLEKAPRDFVTFEYVMLDQINDRPEHARELVALVRDVPCKFNLIPFNPFPNSGYGRASNNAVRAFRDILAEAGYITTVRKTRGEDIDAACGQLAGQVQDKTQRKVRWLDKGGSTEAGV